A section of the Oryzias melastigma strain HK-1 linkage group LG14, ASM292280v2, whole genome shotgun sequence genome encodes:
- the acat1 gene encoding acetyl-CoA acetyltransferase, mitochondrial has translation MWSSGLPRSLLCRQQTQNLLSRTCTTSSALQEVVIVSAVRTPMGSFKGSLAAVPATKLGSVAIRGAVERAGISPEEVKEVYMGNVLQAGQGQAPTRQALLGAGLSLGTPATTINKVCASGMKAVMMAAQSLMCGHQDVMVAGGMESMSNVPYVMARETPAYGGVKMEDLIVKDGLTDVYNKFHMGNCAENTAKNSRISREEQDAFAISSYSRSRAAYEAGVLAKEIVPVSIPQKGKQEVVVSEDEEWRRVDFSKVPKLRPVFLKENGTVTAANASTLNDGAAALVLMTTAAAGRLGVKPLARIVAFADAAVAPVDFPIAPAFAVPKVLKAAGLKTDDISMWEINEAFSVVVLANIKMLDLDPGKVNIHGGAVSLGHPIGMSGARIVGHMVHNLTAGQFGLASICNGGGGASAILIEKL, from the exons ATGTGGTCCAGTGGACTTCCGCGGTCACTCCTCTGCAGACAGCAG ACCCAGAATCTCCTCTCCAGGACATGCACGACCTCCTCTGCTCTTCAG GAGGTGGTCATCGTCAGCGCCGTCCGCACTCCGATGGGTTCTTTCAAAGGCAGCCTGGCGGCGGTTCCGGCCACCAAACTGGGCTCTGTGGCCATCAGAGGCGCCGTGGAGCGAGCAG GAATCTCTCCTGAAGAGGTGAAGGAGGTCTACATGGGGAACGTGCTGCAGGCCGGACAGGGTCAGGCCCCCACCCGGCAGGCGCTGCTGGGAGCAG GCTTGAGCCTCGGGACCCCCGCCACCACCATCAACAAAGTCTGTGCGTCCGGGATGAAAGCCGTCATGATGGCTGCCCAGAGCCTGATGTGCGGTCACCAG GACGTGATGGTGGCTGGCGGCATGGAGAGCATGTCCAACGTCCCGTACGTGATGGCCAGAGAGACCCCCGCTTACGGGGGGGTGAAGATGGAGGATCTGATCGTGAAGGACGGACTCACAGACGTCTACAACAAGTTCCATATG GGGAACTGCGCGGAAAACACGGCCAAGAACAGCCGCatcagcagagaggagcaggacGCCTTCGCCATCAGCTCGTACAGCCGCAGCAGAGCGGCGTACGAGGCCGGCGTGTTGGCCAAGGAGATCGTTCCCGTCAGCATCCCTCAGAAAG GGAAGCAGGAGGTGGTGGTGTCGGAGGACGAGGAGTGGAGGCGCGTGGACTTCAGCAAGGTCCCCAAACTGAGACCGGTGTTCCTGAAGGAGAACG GCACAGTAACTGCTGCAAACGCCAGCACTCTGAACGACGGTGCCGCGGCTCTGGTGCTGATGACGACGGCGGCGGCGGGCCGCCTGGGTGTGAAGCCACTGGCCAGGATTGTTG CCTTTGCAGACGCTGCCGTCGCTCCGGTCGATTTCCCCATCGCGCCCGCCTTCGCCGTGCCAAAG GTGCTGAAGGCTGCAGGCCTGAAGACAGACGACATCAGCATGTGGGAGATCAATGAAGCCTTCAGCGTGGTGGTCTTAGCCAACATCAAGATGCTGGACCTCGACCCCGGTAAAGTCAACATCCACGGGGGGGCCGTCTCTCTGGGACACCCCATTGG GATGTCTGGAGCGAGGATCGTGGGTCACATGGTCCACAACCTGACGGCTGGTCAGTTCGGGCTGGCGAGCATCTGCAatggaggaggcggagcctctgcCATTCTGATTGAGAAACTATGA
- the LOC112141141 gene encoding collagenase 3: MGSSTVRVLLLLAAALCRSASPAAVEDQSLAKAYLTSFFNLTEQPGPSARRGVSPMSRKLREMQQFFGLQVTGTLDTDTLEVMKKPRCGLPDVNIEEFSTFGNKAKWQKNPLTYRIVNYTPDMTQAEVQDSIQKALHVWEQATPLRFIRTSSGAADIMVSFNRGAHGDYYPFDGPHGTLAHAFSPSSGIGGDVHFDDDETFTFRSSKGYVLFMVAAHEFGHSLGLSHSNDRGALMYPLYSFGNPDTFVLPKDDVRGIQSLYGPNPLQSSADSAPQPPSTPESCDSDVVLDAGTSFQGGLLLFQNSTFWQLDGQSGKPQKRLITDAFPNAPVNIDAAYEDQQSGNIFLFKGSRVWAFSGNQLVQGYPKNLMSFGLPWFLSRVDAVLYDGDSGQTLFFLGRYYFSYNRGWRLQRTERKFPEVTSSVRAAFQHQGFIYIHSGVSLFEYSQTTWRLTRVLKSNHFLSCSNS, encoded by the exons ATGGGGTCTTCCACCGTGagggttctgctgctgctggcggCTGCGCTGTGTCGCTCTGCGTCTCCGGCTGCCGTGGAGGACCAAAGCCTGGCGAAG GCTTACCTGACGAGCTTCTTCAACCTGACTGAGCAGCCGGGCCCGTCAGCCCGACGGGGGGTGTCCCCCATGAGCAGGAAGCTGAGGGAAATGCAGCAGTTCTTCGGGCTGCAGGTCACCGGGACTCTGGACACCGACACCCTGGAAGTGATGAAGAAACCGCGCTGCGGCCTTCCAGATGTAAACATTGAGGAGTTCTCCACGTTCGGAAACAAAGCGAAATGGCAGAAAAACCCCCTCACGTACAG GATAGTGAACTACACGCCTGACATGACCCAGGCGGAAGTTCAGGATTCCATACAGAAAGCTCTGCATGTTTGGGAACAGGCCACGCCCCTGAGGTTCATCAGAACCAGCAGCGGCGCAGCGGACATCATGGTCTCCTTCAACCGTGGAG CACATGGAGATTACTATCCCTTTGACGGGCCTCATGGCACGCTGGCCCACGCCTTCTCTCCCTCGTCTGGCATTGGAGGAGACGTTCATTTTGACGACGATGAGACCTTCACCTTCAGGTCCAGTAAAG GTTACGTGCTCTTCATGGTCGCTGCTCACGAGTTTGGACACTCCCTGGGTCTGTCTCACTCCAACGACCGAGGCGCTCTCATGTACCCGCTGTACTCGTTCGGGAACCCCGATACCTTCGTCCTGCCCAAGGACGACGTCAGAGGGATCCAGTCTCTGTACG GCCCAAACCCGCTCCAAAGTTCTGCTGACAGTGCCCCCCAGCCCCCCAGCACTCCCGAGTCATGTGACTCAGACGTGGTTTTGGATGCTGGCACCTCCTTCCAAGGAGGCCTCCTGCTCTTCCAGAACAG CACCTTCTGGCAGCTGGACGGTCAGAGCGGGAAACCTCAGAAAAGGCTCATCACAGACGCGTTTCCAAATGCTCCGGTCAACATCGATGCTGCATACGAAGACCAGCAGTCAGGAAACATCTTTCTCTTCAAGG GTAGCAGAGTCTGGGCCTTCAGCGGGAACCAGCTGGTCCAGGGCTACCCAAAAAACCTCATGAGTTTTGGTCTGCCGTGGTTTCTGAGCAGGGTCGATGCTGTCCTCTACGACGGGGACTCTGGACaaactcttttctttcttgGCCGATATTACTTCAG TTACAACCGAGGCTGGCGTCTCCAGAGGACAGAACGGAAGTTTCCTGAGGTGACCAGCAGCGTGAGAGCCGCCTTCCAGCACCAAG GTTTCATCTACATCCACAGTGGAGTTTCCCTGTTCGAGTACAGTCAGACGACCTGGAGGCTGACCCGCGTGCTGAAGAGCAACCACTTCCTGTCCTGCAGTAACAGCTGA
- the LOC112141134 gene encoding collagenase 3, whose translation MRTVCALLGLLAAVHCMPVSQETTQEQRFAESYLKNFFNLTEESGPAVRRGFSQVTKKLIEMQTFFGLQITGTLDQETLAVMKKPRCGVSDSKVARFSTFDGLKWEKNSLTYRIINYTPDMSKEEVDESIEKALQVWARVTPLRFTRIYSDTADIMVSFGRRDHGDYYPFDGPDGTLAHAFAPSPGIGGDAHFDDDETFTFRSNTGYVLFMVAAHEFGHSLGLSHSDDPGALMYPIYSFKNPETFVLPRDDVRGIQSLYGPNTDAVLPGPTAPPTPDACDSTMVLDAVATLRGDMFFFKDSFFWRVFPQSYQPQQTLITNFWPDGPVSVDAAYENPHSDRVFLFKGRQVWAFRGYDLVQGYPRSISSYGLPKDIKKVDAVLYDEHSGKTLFFVERNYYSYDETKKTMDAGFPRAVDEKFSGMTGRVTAALQFRGFAYLYSGPYMSEYSLRTGRQLRLLRNSYFLPCTNY comes from the exons ATGAGGACGGTGTGCGCTCTGTTGGGGCTGCTGGCTGCAGTCCACTGCATGCCGGTGTCACAGGAAACCACGCAGGAGCAAAGGTTTGCAGAG AGCTACCTGAAGAACTTTTTCAACCTGACGGAGGAAAGCGGGCCTGCAGTTCGACGGGGTTTCAGCCAGGTGACCAAGAAGCTCATAGAAATGCAGACGTTCTTCGGACTTCAAATCACAGGGACTCTAGATCAGGAGACTCTGGCTGTGATGAAAAAACCCCGATGTGGAGTTTCTGACTCTAAAGTTGCTCGCTTTTCCACCTTTGACGGTCTGAAGTGGGAGAAAAACAGCCTTACCTACAG GATCATAAACTACACACCTGACATGTCTAAGGAGGAGGTGGACGAGTCCATAGAGAAGGCTCTGCAGGTCTGGGCCAGAGTTACTCCTCTGAGGTTCACCAGGATCTACAGCGACACGGCGGACATCATGGTTTCCTTTGGTCGGAGGG ATCATGGTGACTATTACCCCTTTGATGGTCCTGACGGCACCCTTGCCCACGCCTTTGCCCCCTCCCCTGGGATTGGAGGAGATGCTCACTTTGACGATGACGAGACGTTCACCTTCCGCTCAAACACAG GTTACGTGCTTTTCATGGTGGCAGCTCACGAGTTCGGCCACTCTCTGGGTCTGTCTCACTCGGATGACCCCGGTGCTCTCATGTACCCCATTTACTCGTTCAAGAACCCCGAGACCTTTGTCCTGCCGAGAGACGACGTCAGAGGCATCCAGTCCCTGTATG GTCCAAACACAGACGCCGTTCTGCCTGGACCCACCGCCCCCCCCACTCCTGACGCCTGTGATTCCACCATGGTCCTGGATGCTGTAGCTACTCTGAGAGGAGATATGTTTTTCTTCAAGGACAG CTTCTTCTGGCGGGTTTTTCCTCAGAGTTACCAGCCACAGCAAACGCTCATCACTAACTTCTGGCCTGATGGTCCTGTCAGCGTGGATGCTGCTTATGAAAACCCACATTCTGACAGAGTCTTCCTCTTCAAAG GTCGGCAAGTGTGGGCTTTCAGAGGCTATGACCTGGTGCAAGGCTATCCTCGGTCCATCTCTAGTTATGGCCTTCCTAAGGACATCAAGAAGGTGGATGCAGTTCTGTATGATGAGCATTCTGGAAAGACACTCTTCTTTGTGGAGAGAAACTATTACAG TTATGATGAGACCAAAAAGACAATGGATGCAGGGTTCCCCAGAGCTGTGGACGAGAAGTTTAGTGGAATGACCGGCAGGGTGACAGCAGCTTTACAATTCAGAG GGTTTGCATACCTCTATAGCGGGCCGTACATGTCTGAGTACAGCCTCAGGACTGGCCGGCAGCTCCGCCTGCTGAGGAACAGCTACTTCCTGCCCTGCACCAACTACTAG